Proteins from a single region of Theobroma cacao cultivar B97-61/B2 chromosome 10, Criollo_cocoa_genome_V2, whole genome shotgun sequence:
- the LOC18586361 gene encoding general transcription factor IIF subunit 2, producing MENKDSYLETSKAERSMWLMKCPALVSRSFKTPQPSSISTSSSPPTPQAVAKVILSIDPRVSNDDNDSSSPQFTMELVGTEIRDVPKRYSMEMSKDLVPMSVFSESSQGKLSVEGKILNKFDMRPHDENIENYGKLCRERTNKYMTKSRQIQVIDNDNGTHMRPMPGMMIATVFNEKKKTPTKTSETKRTRRDRGEMEDIMFKLFERQPNWTLRQLIQETDQPEQFLKDILKDLCVYNNKGTNQGSYELKPEYKKASNDTNP from the exons ATGGAAAACAAGGATAGCTATCTAGAAACAAGCAAAGCTGAAAGATCAATGTGGTTAATGAAGTGCCCTGCATTGGTTTCACGCTCTTTCAAGACCCCCCAGCCCTCTTCCATTTccacttcttcttctcctcctacACCTCAAGCTGTTGCCAAAGTTATTCTTTCCATTGACCCTCGCGTTTCCAATGATGATAATGACTCTTCTTCTCCtcag TTTACCATGGAATTGGTTGGCACAGAAATTCGAGATGTACCCAAGCGTTATTCCATGGAAATGTCAAAAGACCTTGTTCCAATGTCTGTGTTTTCTGAGTCATCCCAAG GAAAGCTTTCTGTTGAGGGAAAAATACTAAACAAGTTTGACATGAGACCTCATGATGAAAACATTGAGAACTATGGGAAACTCTGCCGTGAAAGGACTAATAAATATATGACCAAATCCAGACAGATACAG GTCATCGATAATGATAACGGTACTCACATGAGGCCTATGCCAGGGATGATGATTGCTACTGTATTCAAT gaaaagaagaagacacCTACCAAGACATCAGAGACGAAAAGAACAAGGAGGGATCGTGGAGAGATGGAAGATATTATGTTTAAGCTCTTTGAAAGGCAACCGAATTGGACTTTAAGACAACTGATTCAAGAGACAGACCAACCTGAA CAATTCCTGAAAGATATACTTAAAGACCTCTGTGTCTACAACAACAAGGGAACTAATCAAGGATCATATGAGCTGAAGCCAGAATACAAGAAAGCAAGCAACGATACTAACCCTTAA
- the LOC18586362 gene encoding uncharacterized protein LOC18586362 has protein sequence MDFFLRGLNEDSASSQMDILRCPFLRNINEPTNFSFSSAMPFPMPVRGAKGPIFEDGPNFDMAFRLFHGRDGVVPLSERSSFRTEKTEPETTPPKFNPLAARAATISLSSFGPGGPFSFDAFSNKWNNQKGKSKPSKKESSSQGGNSNHEALGNEWLQNGNCPIAKSYRAVSGVLPLVAKVFQPPPGMKFRCPPAVVAARAALAQTAFAKNLRPQSLPTKVLVIGMLGMAANVPLGIWREHTEKFSPSWFVAIHAAVPFIAMLRKSVLMPKTAMAFTIAASVLGQVIGSRAERYRMKAVAAKRLGIEESSVSVGDASQFEVVAVKNGYCSKDVEWDPVSLQVARPSSSTDVFC, from the exons ATGGATTTTTTCCTCAGAGGCCTAAATGAGGATTCTGCATCTTCCCAAATGGACATTCTCAGATGTCCATTTTTGAGAAACATTAATGAGCCGACTAACTTTTCCTTCTCATCAGCCATGCCTTTCCCCATGCCA GTACGAGGAGCCAAAGGTCCAATTTTTGAAGATGGACCCAATTTTGACATGGCATTCAGGCTTTTCCATGGACGTGATGGAGTAGTTCCACTGTCTGAACGATCTTCCTTTCGCACTGAGAAAACAGAGCCTGAAACAACTCCACCCAAGTTCAATCCTTTGGCTGCAAGGGCAGCCACCATTAGCCTCTCATCCTTTGGACCGGGAGGGCCTTTCAGTTTTGATGCATTTTCTAATAAGTGGAAcaatcaaaaaggaaaatcaaaacCATCCAAGAAAGAGTCTTCTTCACAG GGAGGAAATTCCAATCATGAAGCATTGGGCAATGAATGGCTACAAAATGGGAACTGTCCAATTGCAAAGTCGTATAGGGCAGTTAGTGGTGTTTTGCCACTTGTCGCAAAGGTTTTTCAGCCACCTCCAGGGATGAAATTCCGGTGCCCCCCAGCAGTGGTTGCAGCCCGGGCAGCACTAGCACAAACTGCTTTTGCCAAGAACCTACGCCCTCAATCCTTACCCACAAAAGTGCTGGTGATTGGGATGTTAGGCATGGCAGCAAATGTTCCTTTAGGGATATGGAGGGAACACACTGAAAAGTTCTCACCATCTTGGTTTGTGGCTATCCATGCAGCTGTTCCATTCATAGCCATGCTTAGGAAATCTGTGTTGATGCCCAAGACAGCAATGGCATTCACCATTGCAGCATCTGTATTAGGACAGGTTATCGGCTCTAGGGCAGAACGATATCGAATGAAAGCAGTAGCAGCGAAACGATTAGGTATTGAGGAATCCTCTGTTTCTGTCGGTGATGCAAGCCAGTTTGAAGTCGTTGCGGTAAAAAATGGTTATTGCAGCAAAGATGTTGAATGGGATCCAGTTTCTCTTCAGGTGGCGAGGCCTTCTTCATCAACAGATGTGTTTTGCTGA
- the LOC18586363 gene encoding RNA pseudouridine synthase 5 isoform X1 gives MSNDSQTQSLVFGLPWLELNDGLFYDDVIKPSDSELTLIEFYSSKYKNSAPSQGWLQRIQNGQISVDGRVVRDPNTILRGRSELVYHRLPWKEPDAPHALEVLYEDDDMIALNKPSGLQVLPGGLFQQRTVLTQLSWRMRKQTSSLASQESHPVPVHRLGRGTSGILLCAKTKAAKTCLAAYFADGTSLIGANSNRKMQPSCTRKISKIYRALVTGILGEDKVVINQPIGIVQYPGVAKGLYVASPSGKPALSKVEVLEKDEQQNHTLVQVQIESGRPHQIRIHLSFIGHPLLGDPLYIAGGQPRCFDSEFVDENYAQDGGYQRPVNPVPGDCGYYLHAHRLLLSHPTTDEIINITAPLPPVLQTQDEVRRSRESQSI, from the exons ATGTCAAACGATTCGCAAACTCAGTCTCTGGTTTTCGGCTTACCTTGGCTGGAACTCAACGACGGCTTGTTCTACGACGACGTCATCAAACCGTCGGATTCCG AGCTCACTTTGATTGAGTTTTACTCTAGCAAGTACAAAAATTCAGCTCCTTCACAAGG TTGGTTGCAGCGAATTCAAAATGGACAG ATATCAGTTGATGGAAGAGTCGTTAGAGATCCAAACACAATTCTGag AGGTCGTTCAGAGTTAGTTTACCACAGGCTTCCTTGGAAAGAACCAGACGCGCCTCACGCGCTTGAAGTTTTATACGAGGATGATGATATG attGCTTTAAACAAGCCTTCCGGTCTTCAAGTTTTGCCTGGTGGTCTTTTCCAGCAACGGACTGTTTTGACACAGCTTTCATGGCGTATGAGGAAGCAGACCTCTTCCCTGGCAAGTCAAGAATCACATCCAGTTCCTGTACATCGTCTAGGCAGGGGTACATCAG GAATTTTACTTTGTGCAAAGACAAAAGCTGCTAAAACTTGCCTCGCAGCATATTTTGCTGATGGAACATCTCTCATTGGAGCTAACAG CAATAGGAAAATGCAACCTAGTTGTACCAGGAAAATTTCGAAGATATATCGGGCACTTGTAACTGGGATACTTGGTGAGGACAAG GTTGTTATTAATCAGCCTATTGGAATTGTGCAATATCCTGGGGTGGCCAAAGGACTATACGTTGCTTCACCCTCAG GGAAACCTGCTTTGAGCAAAGTTGAAGTTCTTGAGAAAGATGAGCAACAAAACCACACATTGGTCCAG GTTCAGATTGAATCAGGAAGGCCTCACCAAATACGAATTCATCTTTCTTTCATAGGGCATCCTTTGTTGG GTGATCCACTTTATATTGCTGGTGGCCAGCCGAGGTGCTTTGACTCCGAGTTTGTAGATGAAAATTATGCACAAGATGG AGGGTACCAGAGGCCGGTGAACCCTGTACCTGGAGACTGTGGCTACTACTTGCATGCACATCGACTTCTTCTCTCACACCCAACCACAGATGAG ATAATTAACATAACTGCACCACTTCCACCTGTCCTTCAAACACAAGATGAGGTCAGAAGGTCCAGGGAATCCCAATCCATATAG
- the LOC18586363 gene encoding RNA pseudouridine synthase 5 isoform X2 has protein sequence MFRVLLWVSRLHRFILFSVMDTLMCSCDIHLLWLLGCIEGLWVSIALNKPSGLQVLPGGLFQQRTVLTQLSWRMRKQTSSLASQESHPVPVHRLGRGTSGILLCAKTKAAKTCLAAYFADGTSLIGANSNRKMQPSCTRKISKIYRALVTGILGEDKVVINQPIGIVQYPGVAKGLYVASPSGKPALSKVEVLEKDEQQNHTLVQVQIESGRPHQIRIHLSFIGHPLLGDPLYIAGGQPRCFDSEFVDENYAQDGGYQRPVNPVPGDCGYYLHAHRLLLSHPTTDEIINITAPLPPVLQTQDEVRRSRESQSI, from the exons ATGTTTCGAGTTCTGCTCTGGGTCTCCAGGTTGCATAGATTTATCCTTTTCAGTGTTATGGACACCTTGATGTGTTCGTGTGACATACATCTTCTCTGGCTTTTAGGTTGCATTGAAGGACTTTGGGTTTCG attGCTTTAAACAAGCCTTCCGGTCTTCAAGTTTTGCCTGGTGGTCTTTTCCAGCAACGGACTGTTTTGACACAGCTTTCATGGCGTATGAGGAAGCAGACCTCTTCCCTGGCAAGTCAAGAATCACATCCAGTTCCTGTACATCGTCTAGGCAGGGGTACATCAG GAATTTTACTTTGTGCAAAGACAAAAGCTGCTAAAACTTGCCTCGCAGCATATTTTGCTGATGGAACATCTCTCATTGGAGCTAACAG CAATAGGAAAATGCAACCTAGTTGTACCAGGAAAATTTCGAAGATATATCGGGCACTTGTAACTGGGATACTTGGTGAGGACAAG GTTGTTATTAATCAGCCTATTGGAATTGTGCAATATCCTGGGGTGGCCAAAGGACTATACGTTGCTTCACCCTCAG GGAAACCTGCTTTGAGCAAAGTTGAAGTTCTTGAGAAAGATGAGCAACAAAACCACACATTGGTCCAG GTTCAGATTGAATCAGGAAGGCCTCACCAAATACGAATTCATCTTTCTTTCATAGGGCATCCTTTGTTGG GTGATCCACTTTATATTGCTGGTGGCCAGCCGAGGTGCTTTGACTCCGAGTTTGTAGATGAAAATTATGCACAAGATGG AGGGTACCAGAGGCCGGTGAACCCTGTACCTGGAGACTGTGGCTACTACTTGCATGCACATCGACTTCTTCTCTCACACCCAACCACAGATGAG ATAATTAACATAACTGCACCACTTCCACCTGTCCTTCAAACACAAGATGAGGTCAGAAGGTCCAGGGAATCCCAATCCATATAG